The Fusarium graminearum PH-1 chromosome 2, whole genome shotgun sequence genome includes a region encoding these proteins:
- a CDS encoding alkaline proteinase precursor has product MTSFRRLALALGALLPAVLAAPTEKRQELTAAPDKYIITLKPEATENKIEAHLNWVSDVHRRSLNKRDTSGVEKKFNISSWNAYSGEFDKATIDEIKKSPEVAFVEPDYTVYLDFETELTDRALTTQSGAPWGLASISRRTSGGSTYTYDTTAGSGSYGYVVDSGINVNHRDFGGRASLGYNAAGGAHVDTLGHGTHVAGTIASSTYGVAKAANVISVKVFTGNSASTSTILAGFNWAVNDITSKGRAGRSVINMSLGGPSAQTWTTAINAAYNSGVLSVVAAGNGDDLGRPLPVSGQSPANVPNALTVAAIDSSWRTASFTNYGAGVDVFAPGVGILSTWYTSNTATNSISGTSMACPHVAGLALYLQVLEGLSTPAAVTNRIKALATTGRVTGTLNGSPNLIAFNGAST; this is encoded by the exons atgacCAGCTTCCGCCGTCTTGCTCTCGCTCTTGGAGCTCTGCTCCCTGCAGTCCTCGCCGCTCCTACTGAGAAGCGACAGGAACTCACTGCCGCGCCTGACAAGtacatcatcactctcaagcCCGAGGCTACggagaacaagatcgaggcTCACTTGAACTGGGTCAGCGATGTCCACCGCCGCAGCCTGAACAAGCGTGACACTtctggtgttgagaagaagttcaacatcagcagctGGAACGCCTACTCTGGCGAGTTCGACAAGGCTAccattgatgagatcaagaagagccCCGAGGTTGCTTTCGTCGAGCCTGACTACACTGTCTACCTCGACTTCGAGACCGAACTCACTGACCGTGCTCTGACCACCCAGAGCGGCGCTCCTTGGGGTCTCGCCTCCATCTCCCGCCGAACCTCCGGTGGCAGCACCTACACCTACGACACCACTGCCGGCTCCGGTTCTTACGGATACGTCGTTGACAGCGGCATCAACGTCAACCACCGAGACTTCGGTGGCCGTGCTTCTCTCGGTTACAACGCTGCCGGTGGTGCCCACGTCGACACCCTGGGCCACGGTACCCACGTTGCTGGAAccattgcttcttccacCTACGGTGTTGCCAAGGCT GCCAACGTCATCTCTGTCAAGGTCTTCACTGGCAACAGTGCCTCTACCTCCACTATCCTCGCTGGTTTCAACTGGGCTGTCAACGACATCACTTCCAAGGGCCGTGCTGGTCGCTctgtcatcaacatgtctctcgGCGGTCCCTCTGCTCAGACCTGGACCACTGCTATCAACGCTGCCTACAACTCTGGTGTCCTCTCCGTTGTTGCTGCCGGTAACGGTGACGATCTCGGCCGCCCTCTTCCCGTCTCTGGCCAGTCTCCTGCCAACGTCCCCAACGCTCTGACCGTTGCTGCCATTGACTCCAGCTGGCGCACTGCCTCTTTCACCAACTACGGTGCCGGTGTTGATGTCTTCGCCCCTGGTGTCGGCATCCTCTCCACCTGGTACACCTCCAACACTGCTACCAACTCCATCAGCGGTACCTCCATGGCCTGCCCTCACGttgctggtcttgctctCTACCTCCAGGTTCTCGAGGGTCTTTCCACCCCTGCTGCCGTCACCAACCGCATCAAGGCTCTTGCTACCACTGGCCGTGTCACTGGCACCCTCAACGGCAGCCCCAACCTGATCGCCTTCAACGGTGCCTCTACTTAA